Proteins encoded by one window of Methyloterricola oryzae:
- the epmA gene encoding EF-P lysine aminoacylase EpmA: MSRSETTADWQPACARSALIARAELNARIRRFFAERGVLEVETPQLSRRTGTDPNLQPFLTHFHRPGEASAEGQPLYLQTSPEFAMKRLLAAGSGSIYQICKAYRNEECGRQHNPEFTILEWYRVGFGLTELMDEVEDLLTDLARPTLKLGASERLPYRAIFAEHVGADPLSASLEELAVCAETHGIEDARRLCGSERSCWLDLLFSLLVQPRLGEERISFVYDYPALLPSLARHKPGEPDVVERVEVFLAGVELGNGFHELSDPLEQERRFDADLAIRRAQGPNEPEKDERLLGALRAGLPDCCGIALGLDRILMLITGAESLDAVLAFPLERA; the protein is encoded by the coding sequence GTGTCAAGGAGTGAGACAACCGCGGACTGGCAACCTGCCTGCGCGCGTTCGGCCCTCATCGCCAGGGCCGAACTGAACGCGCGAATCCGACGCTTCTTCGCCGAGCGTGGCGTGCTGGAAGTGGAAACACCACAGCTATCCAGGCGCACCGGCACCGATCCCAATCTCCAGCCCTTTCTGACCCATTTCCATAGGCCCGGCGAGGCAAGCGCTGAAGGACAGCCGCTGTACCTGCAGACTTCACCAGAATTTGCCATGAAGCGCCTGCTCGCGGCGGGCTCAGGATCCATCTACCAGATCTGCAAAGCCTACCGCAACGAGGAGTGCGGGCGTCAGCACAACCCCGAGTTCACGATTCTGGAATGGTACCGGGTCGGCTTTGGCCTGACGGAATTGATGGATGAGGTGGAAGACCTGCTGACAGACTTGGCCAGGCCCACATTGAAACTGGGCGCCAGTGAACGACTGCCCTACCGGGCTATCTTCGCCGAGCACGTCGGCGCCGATCCCTTGAGCGCCAGCCTCGAGGAACTCGCCGTCTGTGCCGAAACCCATGGGATCGAGGATGCGCGGCGCCTGTGCGGGAGCGAGCGGAGCTGCTGGCTTGATCTATTGTTCAGCCTGCTGGTGCAGCCTCGGCTGGGAGAGGAGCGGATCAGTTTCGTCTACGACTACCCCGCGCTGTTGCCGTCGCTGGCGCGACACAAGCCCGGTGAACCGGATGTGGTGGAGCGGGTTGAGGTCTTCTTGGCGGGCGTGGAACTGGGCAACGGCTTCCACGAACTGTCCGACCCACTGGAACAGGAACGCCGCTTCGATGCCGATCTGGCCATCCGCCGCGCTCAAGGCCCAAACGAGCCGGAAAAGGACGAGCGCCTGCTCGGCGCCCTGCGTGCCGGCCTGCCCGATTGTTGCGGCATCGCCCTGGGCCTGGACCGCATCCTCATGCTGATCACGGGTGCCGAGAGCCTCGACGCCGTGCTCGCGTTTCCTCTGGAGAGGGCTTGA
- a CDS encoding glutaredoxin family protein encodes MSQSPVSRLVLFSTEGCHLCEEALALLIPLCGDDPPQIIEIAEDDSLLERYGSRIPVLRERESGRELDWPFGADELQAFL; translated from the coding sequence GTGAGTCAAAGCCCGGTGTCGCGCCTGGTCCTGTTTTCCACGGAAGGCTGCCACCTCTGCGAAGAAGCGCTGGCGTTGCTGATTCCGTTGTGCGGCGATGACCCTCCGCAGATCATAGAAATCGCCGAAGACGACAGCCTGCTTGAACGCTACGGCAGCCGGATACCCGTCCTGCGCGAAAGGGAATCCGGCCGCGAACTCGACTGGCCCTTCGGCGCGGACGAGCTCCAGGCTTTCCTGTAG
- the efp gene encoding elongation factor P yields MAVFSTNEFKGGLKVMLDGDPCSIIENEFVKPGKGQAFNRVKLRNLKTGRVIERTFKSGDTIEGADVVDMEMQYLYNDGTEWHFMQPESFEQYVADANAVADAKKWLKEQDVCIVTLYNGQPLSVQPPNFVILKIVETDPGVRGDTSGGGGKPATLETGAVVRVPLFVQTDEVIKVDTRTGEYLSRVKE; encoded by the coding sequence ATGGCAGTTTTCAGTACCAATGAATTCAAGGGCGGGCTCAAGGTCATGCTGGACGGCGACCCCTGCTCCATCATCGAGAACGAGTTCGTCAAGCCGGGCAAGGGCCAGGCCTTCAACCGCGTCAAGCTGCGCAACCTCAAGACCGGCCGCGTCATCGAACGCACGTTCAAGTCCGGCGACACCATCGAGGGCGCCGATGTGGTGGACATGGAGATGCAGTATCTCTACAACGACGGCACCGAATGGCACTTCATGCAGCCCGAGAGCTTCGAGCAGTATGTGGCCGACGCCAACGCGGTGGCCGACGCCAAGAAGTGGCTGAAGGAGCAGGATGTCTGCATCGTGACCCTGTACAACGGCCAGCCTCTGTCGGTACAGCCGCCCAACTTCGTCATCCTCAAAATCGTGGAGACCGACCCGGGCGTGCGCGGCGACACCTCCGGCGGCGGCGGCAAACCGGCCACCCTGGAAACCGGCGCGGTGGTGCGCGTGCCCTTGTTCGTGCAGACCGACGAAGTGATCAAGGTGGACACCCGGACCGGCGAATACCTCTCGCGTGTCAAGGAGTGA
- a CDS encoding TorF family putative porin, whose product MASAMLCLCLQARAGEYDKFSALLTFATNYYYRAYSKSDNNPVFRANVDYEHGSGLYVGTWVSWVDMDDKRYSDRSDVEFYPYVGYLYKLNEDWRFDTAVSRYIFNDKVQGRYSDYNEYSFSVKFRDLVSGTFSYADDAYNRNEQSLNYELTGRYPLTATLSASAGVGYNQAYHLLEYDTLYWNAGFTWYFYKFAGMDFRYVDYHSTRTKPDPGAIELPYINSQFLFSITAGF is encoded by the coding sequence GTGGCGTCGGCGATGCTTTGTCTTTGCTTGCAGGCACGGGCGGGTGAGTACGACAAGTTCAGCGCGTTGCTGACCTTTGCCACCAACTATTATTACCGCGCTTACTCAAAAAGTGATAATAATCCGGTGTTCCGTGCCAATGTGGATTATGAGCATGGATCAGGGCTGTATGTGGGCACCTGGGTGTCCTGGGTGGATATGGATGACAAGCGTTATTCCGACCGCTCGGACGTGGAGTTTTACCCGTACGTGGGCTATCTATACAAGCTGAACGAAGATTGGCGTTTCGATACAGCGGTTTCGCGCTATATCTTCAACGACAAAGTGCAGGGGCGCTATTCGGATTACAACGAATACAGCTTCTCCGTCAAGTTCAGGGACCTGGTTTCCGGCACGTTTTCCTATGCGGACGATGCTTATAACCGCAACGAGCAGAGCCTGAACTATGAACTGACCGGGCGCTATCCCTTGACAGCCACTTTGAGCGCTTCAGCGGGCGTGGGATACAACCAGGCCTATCACTTGCTGGAATACGACACGCTTTACTGGAATGCGGGGTTTACCTGGTATTTCTATAAGTTCGCGGGCATGGACTTTCGCTACGTCGATTATCACTCGACCCGCACCAAACCCGACCCGGGAGCCATTGAGCTTCCGTATATCAATTCACAGTTTCTGTTCTCCATAACCGCTGGCTTCTGA
- the metH gene encoding methionine synthase: MTNHHRQRSELLTQRLSQRILFLDGAMGTMIQRYKLQEADYRGTRFAAWHRDLKGNNDLLSITQPHVIEAIHKAYLDAGADILETNTFNATRIAMADYGMEDLAYEINVESARLARRAADEFEAKTPDKPRFVAGVLGPTNRTASISPDVNDPGFRNVSFAELVDAYYESARGLVEGGADILLIETIFDTLNAKAAVFAVEKFFEDQGFKLPVMISGTITDASGRTLSGQTTEAFWNSLKHVQPISFGLNCALGAKQLRQYVEELSRIADTRVSAHPNAGLPNEFGEYDESPEAMAKEIADWAENGFLNIIGGCCGTSPAHIKAIHDAVQHFPPRQIPDIEPQCRLAGLEPLNIGPQSLFVNVGERSNVTGSALFRRLIREERYEQALDVARQQVENGAQIIDINMDEGMLDSKSAMVRFLNLIAAEPDIARVPVMLDSSKWEILEAGLQCIQGKGIVNSISMKEGEDTFLHHARLARRYGAAVIVMAFDEQGQADTEERKLEICTRAYQLLTGMGFPAEDIIFDPNIFAVATGIEEHNNYGVDFIEATRRIKATLPHALVSGGVSNVSFSFRGNDPVREAIHAVFLYHAIQAGMSMGIVNAGQLAIYDELPAELRNAVEDVILNRRPDATERLLALADSYRGEGGAVERKEDLAWRDWPVTKRLEHALVKGIDEYIEIDTEEARQSVARPLHVIEGPLMDGMNVVGDLFGAGKMFLPQVVKSARVMKKAVAYLMPYMEEEKNSLGEVKSAGKILMATVKGDVHDIGKNIVGVVLQCNGFDVVDLGVMVAAEKILQTAREEKVDMIGLSGLITPSLDEMVHVAKEMERQGFTIPLLIGGATTSRAHTAVKIEPHYSAGSTVYVTDASRSVGVASSLLSEELRDDYAAKIRNEYADVRQRHVGRKAQTPMHPLADARANAFHGDWHDYAPPKPGFLGIQVLDRYPLAKIAECIDWSPFFQTWELAGSYPKILDDSVVGEHARNLFADAQAMLKLIVDEEWLNARAVFGFFPANAQGDDIVLYTDEGRSEVLTTLHHLRQQHIKPPGQPNYCLSDYVAPVGTPDYIGAFAVSAGEGIERKLQAFAEHHDDYSAIMLKALADRLAEAFAEHLHARVRREFWAYAPDEHFSNEQLIAEEYRGIRPAPGYPACPDHTEKTSLFQLLDPEHNAGISLTESYAMYPASAVSGWYLAHPAARYFNVGKFNRDQVEDYAARKGMSLKEAERWLGPNLAYEPE; this comes from the coding sequence ATGACCAATCATCACCGCCAGCGCTCCGAACTGCTCACACAGCGACTTTCACAGCGCATCCTCTTCCTCGACGGCGCCATGGGCACCATGATACAGCGCTACAAGCTGCAGGAAGCCGATTACCGCGGAACCCGTTTTGCCGCTTGGCACCGCGACCTGAAGGGCAACAATGACCTCTTGTCCATCACCCAGCCCCATGTCATCGAGGCCATACACAAAGCCTACCTCGATGCGGGCGCGGACATTCTCGAAACCAATACCTTCAACGCCACCCGCATCGCTATGGCGGACTATGGCATGGAGGATCTCGCCTACGAAATCAACGTGGAGTCCGCACGCCTGGCGCGTCGCGCGGCCGACGAATTCGAGGCGAAGACGCCCGACAAGCCCCGCTTCGTGGCCGGTGTCCTGGGACCGACCAACCGCACGGCGTCCATATCCCCGGACGTCAACGATCCGGGCTTTCGCAACGTCAGCTTCGCCGAACTGGTGGACGCCTATTACGAATCCGCGCGCGGACTGGTGGAAGGCGGCGCCGACATCCTGCTGATCGAGACCATCTTCGACACCCTCAACGCCAAGGCGGCGGTGTTCGCGGTGGAGAAATTCTTCGAGGACCAGGGGTTCAAGCTGCCGGTGATGATTTCCGGCACCATCACCGATGCTTCCGGCCGCACCCTCTCCGGCCAAACCACCGAGGCCTTCTGGAACTCCCTGAAGCATGTCCAGCCCATCTCCTTTGGGCTGAACTGCGCCCTGGGCGCCAAGCAATTGCGCCAGTATGTGGAGGAACTCTCCCGCATCGCCGACACACGTGTCTCGGCCCACCCCAACGCCGGCCTGCCCAACGAGTTCGGCGAATACGACGAGTCCCCGGAGGCCATGGCCAAGGAAATCGCCGACTGGGCCGAGAACGGCTTCCTCAACATCATCGGCGGCTGCTGCGGCACCAGCCCGGCCCACATCAAGGCCATCCACGACGCCGTGCAGCATTTTCCGCCCAGGCAGATCCCCGACATCGAACCCCAGTGCCGCCTGGCCGGACTCGAACCCTTGAACATCGGGCCCCAGTCCCTGTTCGTCAACGTCGGCGAGCGCAGCAACGTCACCGGCTCCGCCCTGTTCCGCCGCCTGATCCGCGAGGAACGCTACGAGCAGGCCCTGGACGTGGCGCGCCAGCAGGTGGAGAACGGCGCGCAGATCATCGACATCAACATGGACGAGGGCATGCTGGACTCCAAGTCGGCCATGGTGCGCTTCCTGAATCTGATCGCCGCCGAACCGGATATTGCCCGCGTACCGGTGATGCTGGACTCGTCCAAATGGGAGATCCTCGAGGCTGGCCTCCAGTGCATCCAGGGCAAGGGCATCGTCAACTCCATTTCCATGAAGGAAGGCGAGGACACCTTCCTGCACCATGCGCGCCTGGCGCGCCGCTACGGCGCCGCGGTCATCGTCATGGCCTTCGACGAGCAGGGGCAGGCGGACACGGAAGAACGCAAGCTGGAAATCTGCACCCGCGCCTATCAACTGCTGACCGGCATGGGATTTCCGGCGGAAGATATCATCTTCGACCCGAACATCTTCGCCGTCGCCACCGGCATCGAGGAACACAACAACTACGGCGTCGACTTCATCGAGGCCACCCGCCGCATCAAGGCCACCCTGCCCCACGCCCTGGTTTCGGGGGGCGTGTCCAACGTGTCCTTCTCCTTCCGCGGCAATGACCCGGTGCGCGAAGCCATTCACGCCGTCTTCCTCTACCACGCCATCCAGGCGGGCATGAGCATGGGCATCGTCAACGCCGGACAGCTCGCCATCTACGACGAACTCCCGGCGGAGCTGCGCAACGCCGTCGAGGACGTGATCCTCAACCGCCGCCCGGACGCAACCGAGCGTCTGCTGGCGCTAGCCGACAGCTATCGCGGTGAGGGCGGTGCGGTGGAGCGCAAGGAGGACCTGGCCTGGCGCGATTGGCCAGTGACCAAGCGGCTGGAGCACGCCCTGGTGAAGGGCATCGACGAGTACATCGAGATCGACACCGAAGAGGCGCGCCAATCCGTCGCCCGCCCCCTCCATGTGATCGAGGGGCCGCTCATGGACGGCATGAACGTGGTAGGCGATCTGTTCGGCGCCGGCAAGATGTTCCTGCCCCAGGTGGTGAAATCGGCCCGCGTCATGAAGAAGGCCGTCGCCTATCTCATGCCCTACATGGAGGAAGAAAAGAACAGCCTGGGCGAGGTAAAGTCCGCGGGCAAGATCCTCATGGCCACGGTCAAGGGCGATGTGCACGACATCGGCAAGAACATCGTCGGCGTGGTGCTGCAGTGCAATGGCTTCGACGTGGTGGACCTGGGCGTCATGGTCGCGGCGGAGAAGATCCTGCAAACAGCCCGCGAGGAAAAGGTCGACATGATCGGGCTGAGCGGACTGATCACGCCCTCTTTGGACGAAATGGTCCACGTGGCCAAGGAGATGGAACGACAGGGCTTCACCATTCCCCTGCTCATCGGTGGCGCGACCACTTCGCGGGCGCACACCGCCGTGAAGATCGAGCCGCATTATTCCGCAGGCAGCACCGTCTACGTCACCGATGCCTCGCGTAGCGTGGGCGTCGCCAGCAGCCTGCTCAGCGAGGAACTGCGCGACGATTACGCCGCCAAGATCAGAAATGAGTACGCAGACGTGCGCCAGCGCCATGTGGGCCGCAAGGCGCAGACGCCCATGCATCCTCTGGCCGACGCGCGGGCCAATGCCTTCCATGGCGACTGGCACGACTACGCCCCTCCCAAGCCCGGCTTCCTCGGCATCCAGGTGCTGGACCGCTACCCGCTGGCCAAGATCGCCGAATGCATCGACTGGTCGCCCTTCTTCCAGACCTGGGAACTGGCCGGCAGCTACCCCAAGATCTTGGATGACTCCGTGGTGGGCGAGCACGCCCGCAACTTGTTCGCCGACGCCCAGGCCATGCTCAAGCTTATCGTCGACGAGGAATGGCTGAATGCGCGGGCGGTTTTCGGTTTCTTCCCGGCCAACGCGCAGGGCGACGATATCGTGCTCTACACCGATGAAGGCCGCAGCGAGGTGCTCACCACCCTGCACCACCTGCGTCAGCAGCACATCAAGCCGCCGGGCCAGCCCAACTATTGCCTCAGCGACTATGTGGCTCCCGTGGGCACCCCGGACTACATCGGCGCCTTCGCGGTGAGCGCGGGTGAAGGCATCGAGCGCAAGTTGCAGGCCTTTGCCGAACACCACGACGACTACAGCGCCATCATGCTCAAGGCGCTGGCCGACCGCCTGGCCGAGGCCTTCGCCGAGCATTTGCATGCCCGCGTGCGCCGGGAATTCTGGGCTTACGCGCCGGACGAGCATTTCAGCAATGAACAACTGATCGCCGAGGAATACCGCGGCATCCGGCCCGCGCCCGGCTATCCGGCCTGCCCGGACCACACCGAGAAGACCAGCCTGTTCCAATTGCTGGACCCGGAGCACAACGCCGGCATCAGCCTGACCGAGAGTTATGCCATGTACCCCGCCTCCGCCGTCAGCGGCTGGTATCTCGCCCATCCGGCGGCGCGCTATTTCAACGTGGGTAAGTTCAACCGTGACCAGGTGGAAGACTACGCGGCGCGCAAGGGCATGAGCCTCAAGGAAGCGGAGCGCTGGCTGGGCCCGAACCTGGCCTACGAGCCGGAGTGA
- a CDS encoding class II fumarate hydratase, whose translation MTDSAFRIEKDSMGELKVPATALYAAQTQRAVENFPVSGIPLPFAFIQAVALIKQGAAKVNVELGLLDKAIGAAIGQAAEQILAGKHAEQFPLDIFQTGSGTSTNMNVNEVIATLASQALGQAVSANDHVNMGQSSNDTIPSAIHVSAALACNSALIPALEHLQATIGAKARSLDSVVKTGRTHLMDAMPIRLSQELDGWALQVGNGVERVRSALHRIYRLAQGGTAVGTGINAHPEFAGRIAEALADATGLPFAPNASFFESLSSQDAAVELSGQLKTLACSLMKIANDLRWMNSGPLAGLGEIELPALQPGSSIMPGKVNPVIPEAVCMVCAQVIGNDAAITIAGQSGSFQLNVMLPLVAHNLLQSIQLLANVSRLLADKAIADFTVRKDNLNRALALNPILVTALNPIIGYAKAADIAKTAYKTQRPILEVAEEMTGMARVELERLLDPAQLTAGGIQG comes from the coding sequence ATGACAGATTCCGCGTTCCGCATCGAAAAAGACAGCATGGGCGAACTCAAGGTCCCGGCCACCGCCCTCTACGCCGCCCAAACTCAGCGCGCCGTGGAAAACTTCCCGGTCAGCGGCATTCCCCTGCCCTTCGCCTTCATCCAGGCGGTGGCGCTGATCAAGCAGGGCGCGGCGAAGGTCAATGTGGAACTGGGGCTGCTGGACAAAGCCATTGGAGCCGCCATCGGACAGGCGGCGGAACAGATCCTGGCGGGCAAGCACGCGGAACAGTTCCCCCTGGACATCTTCCAGACCGGATCCGGCACCAGCACCAACATGAACGTGAACGAGGTGATCGCCACCCTCGCCAGCCAGGCGCTGGGCCAAGCGGTCAGCGCCAACGACCATGTCAACATGGGGCAGAGCAGCAATGACACCATCCCCAGCGCCATCCACGTCAGCGCCGCCCTGGCCTGCAATAGCGCCCTGATCCCGGCGCTGGAGCACCTCCAGGCGACCATTGGGGCCAAGGCCCGCTCCCTGGATTCCGTGGTGAAGACCGGCCGCACCCATCTCATGGATGCCATGCCCATCCGCCTGAGCCAGGAACTGGACGGCTGGGCCCTGCAAGTGGGCAACGGCGTGGAGCGGGTGCGCTCCGCCCTGCACCGAATCTACCGATTGGCGCAAGGTGGCACTGCGGTGGGCACCGGCATCAACGCCCATCCCGAGTTCGCCGGCAGGATCGCCGAGGCGCTGGCCGATGCCACCGGCCTGCCCTTCGCCCCCAACGCGTCCTTCTTCGAGAGCCTGAGCAGCCAGGATGCGGCGGTGGAGTTGTCGGGTCAGTTGAAGACCCTGGCCTGCAGCCTGATGAAGATCGCCAACGACCTGCGCTGGATGAATTCAGGTCCCCTCGCGGGCCTGGGCGAAATCGAACTGCCGGCCCTGCAGCCCGGTTCCAGCATCATGCCGGGCAAGGTCAACCCGGTGATTCCCGAGGCCGTCTGCATGGTTTGCGCCCAGGTGATCGGCAATGATGCCGCCATCACCATTGCCGGACAGTCCGGCTCCTTTCAGCTCAACGTGATGCTGCCCCTGGTCGCCCACAATCTGCTGCAAAGCATCCAGTTGCTGGCCAATGTCAGCCGCCTGCTGGCCGACAAGGCCATCGCCGATTTCACCGTGCGCAAGGACAACCTCAACCGGGCCCTGGCCCTGAATCCCATCCTGGTTACGGCCCTCAACCCCATCATCGGCTATGCCAAGGCGGCCGACATCGCCAAGACGGCCTACAAGACCCAGCGTCCCATCCTTGAGGTGGCGGAGGAGATGACCGGCATGGCGCGGGTGGAATTGGAGCGCCTGCTGGACCCGGCGCAGCTTACGGCGGGGGGCATCCAGGGCTGA